The Phragmites australis chromosome 1, lpPhrAust1.1, whole genome shotgun sequence genomic interval GCTTGTTTTCTCCTCATTTTCTTGCATTAATTTTTCCAGCTCCTTCTGCCCAGTAGATATCAGTGTCTTCACCGTGTCAAACGCAGTCAGTTTAATGCTGCATGGATATAAAAAACTTGTGAGCAATGAATATTTACATGCATTGTTAAATATGTCACTAGCTATCAGTATCGCCATTACCAAACCGAATATTTTCGCCACAACAGTGAACAAAACGGTACCTGCTATTCGGTAGAGTTTTTAACGCATTTGGCACAAAACCTCTATACAGTCCAATTAGACCATCACGCTCCACAATGCCTGCATTTGGCATTAAAACAAAGTTAAAAGTATTTCATTTTAGCCTATAAAAGGCAAGATCAAGCAGCAAGTGAGCATGCAGATAACAAATAATACAGTTAACATTGCAAGATCAAGTGAATGTTTTGTATTCTCCATCTGCTCATGTAATGCTTGCATAAGTACCTGGAATAGCATCAAAGATTGTATTGTATGGTGTGCCTTTCATCTGCATCTGTCTTCTAACAGTGTCCAGTGGATAACACATCAAAGTTGCAAATGTTGCTGAAAGAAGAGCAGTTGCTAGAGATGTTTCTGGTCTATTCTTGTACTTCTCTGGTACAGATTTCTTCATTCTAGTACACCGAAAAGAATATCATTTAAAAATCTGACGTAAATATCTAACTTTCAGAGGAGCTTTTGTGTATCATAGTATTGATATACAGTACAGGGAATCTCACAAGTCAAAAACACAGAAGTTCACAGCAATGTAAGGTGCAATTCCTATAAGAGATGGACCCAGGCCACCATAGAAGGAGACCAATCCTTCTTCTCTCAGCATGTTAAAAGCAACCTACAAAGTTCTCAGGTTATACAAATTTCCAAAAACAGAAATTTGCACTTACAAAAGTTGTTACCTGAGACATAGTGCTGTGTCCAGATTGAACTGCTAGCCTGAGCCGGAGAACATCCAGTGGGTAAGTTACCTATCAGCAAGTACAAGTAGAAAGTTCAGAATGTGCTAAGAATGGTATTCTGCGAATTTTGACGAAGTTTATGTGCCGTAACGAATTAATGACCAAAGCACAAACCAATTATGTCCAAATCCCAACATCTAATCAAACTAGAAATACAGGGACATTTGTTAGGAAgtaagcaaataaataaattacaagTGTAGATGTCATGCCCGCGCAAGCACCAGCAGCAAGTCTCCCAAACACAGTAAGCTCTCCATCCTTTCTCCGGAAAATTTTCTGATTACAAAGCAGTAA includes:
- the LOC133909536 gene encoding probable envelope ADP,ATP carrier protein, chloroplastic — translated: MSRRRVEACDSWRPPRVHGAPSSSLLRVGPRLPAFASLSVREGGGGEAVKAVGEEEVAVVRGDEGKGVAGGEVKKERELPPVAQLVRHPLAMLALVPNSAALFAAGAAAGAVAKTVTAPLDRVKLLMQTHSVRVAGESAKKGVGFLEAIADIGKEEGLKGYWKGNLPQVIRIIPYSAVQLFSYEVYKKIFRRKDGELTVFGRLAAGACAGMTSTLVTYPLDVLRLRLAVQSGHSTMSQVAFNMLREEGLVSFYGGLGPSLIGIAPYIAVNFCVFDLMKKSVPEKYKNRPETSLATALLSATFATLMCYPLDTVRRQMQMKGTPYNTIFDAIPGIVERDGLIGLYRGFVPNALKTLPNSSIKLTAFDTVKTLISTGQKELEKLMQENEEKTS